A window from Thermoanaerobaculia bacterium encodes these proteins:
- the nuoB gene encoding NADH-quinone oxidoreductase subunit NuoB, whose translation MPSGSADFFTTRLDNLVAWARKNSLWPLPFGTACCAIEYMSIVSSHYDLARFGAEVVRFSPRQADLLIVAGTVVDKLAPVLRKIYDQMPEPKWVISMGVCASSGGFYRAYHVVQGIDEIVPVDVYVPGCPPTPEELMYGILSLQESIQSGRKSRDDRSARYAATLPALPSP comes from the coding sequence ATGCCTTCGGGCTCGGCGGACTTCTTCACGACCCGTCTCGACAACCTCGTCGCCTGGGCGCGCAAGAATTCCCTCTGGCCGCTCCCGTTCGGAACGGCGTGCTGCGCCATCGAGTACATGTCGATCGTCTCCTCGCACTACGACCTCGCGCGCTTCGGGGCGGAGGTCGTCCGATTCTCCCCCCGGCAGGCGGACCTCCTGATCGTCGCCGGCACGGTCGTCGACAAGCTCGCCCCCGTCCTCCGGAAGATCTACGACCAGATGCCGGAACCGAAGTGGGTGATCTCGATGGGCGTCTGCGCCTCCTCGGGCGGCTTCTACCGCGCCTACCACGTCGTCCAGGGCATCGACGAGATCGTCCCGGTCGACGTCTACGTTCCCGGGTGCCCCCCCACGCCGGAAGAGCTGATGTACGGGATCCTGAGCCTCCAGGAGAGCATCCAGTCCGGCCGCAAATCCCGGGACGACCGCTCGGCGCGTTACGCCGCGACGCTTCCCGCGCTCCCCTCGCCATGA
- the nuoD gene encoding NADH dehydrogenase (quinone) subunit D: MSDVAISPVSAPAERVRARLSGAIPDSRVSVADLDLPTIETDPRSWPAVARFLRDDPEMRFDLLIDLLGVDNLRRRGRPSRFELVVHLFSTSRDEHVRVKVILDGENPELPSVVDVWPAANWFEREAFDLFGFRFSGHPNLRRILCHQAFVGHALRKDYPPGQRWMCTEEDLYVPGLVARENVEEDHFETVVVNLGPSHPATHGTLRIVARLDGEQIVEAESEIGYLHRCFEKMSETHTWNQVIPYTDRLNYCSAFINNVAYCKTVERMLGIEVPERGALVRTILSEFSRIMDHCVCIGANLVDTGALTNFWYLFQPREEIYGLIEACCGARLTVSYGRVGGLSREVPADFVARCRSLLRSIPKFLDDVDNLVKRNRIVWDRFRGVGVVTRDQAIGWGFAGPCLRASGVGYDVRKARPYDFYDRFDWDVPVHRDGDNFARYLVRMEEMRQSLSIIRQALEILPSSGPVSSGDWHVVLPPKDRVYHDMESLIYHFKWVMEGIQVPEGERYEWFEGANGELGFYVVSTGGGSPYRIKPRPACFPMMAAFEKIIVGSRVSDAIATLGTLNIIAGELDR; the protein is encoded by the coding sequence ATGAGCGACGTCGCGATCTCTCCCGTTTCCGCTCCCGCCGAGCGCGTCCGGGCCCGTCTTTCCGGCGCGATTCCCGATTCGCGCGTCTCGGTGGCGGATCTCGACCTGCCGACGATCGAAACGGATCCGCGGAGCTGGCCGGCGGTCGCGCGGTTCCTCCGCGACGACCCGGAGATGCGTTTCGATCTGCTGATCGATCTCCTCGGCGTCGACAATCTCCGGCGGCGCGGAAGGCCCAGCCGGTTCGAGCTCGTCGTCCACCTCTTTTCGACCTCCCGCGACGAACACGTCCGCGTGAAGGTGATCCTCGACGGGGAGAACCCGGAGCTTCCGTCCGTCGTCGACGTCTGGCCGGCGGCGAACTGGTTCGAACGGGAGGCGTTCGACCTGTTCGGATTCCGCTTCTCGGGGCATCCGAACCTCCGCCGGATCCTGTGCCACCAGGCGTTCGTCGGCCACGCGCTGCGGAAGGATTACCCGCCGGGGCAGCGCTGGATGTGCACCGAGGAGGACCTCTACGTCCCCGGCCTCGTCGCGCGGGAGAACGTGGAGGAAGACCACTTCGAGACCGTCGTCGTCAACCTCGGACCGTCCCACCCCGCCACGCACGGGACGCTCCGCATCGTCGCGCGGCTCGACGGCGAGCAGATCGTCGAGGCGGAATCGGAGATCGGATACCTCCATCGCTGCTTCGAGAAGATGTCCGAGACCCACACCTGGAACCAGGTCATCCCGTACACGGACCGGCTGAACTACTGCTCGGCGTTCATCAACAACGTGGCCTACTGCAAGACCGTCGAGCGGATGCTCGGAATCGAAGTGCCCGAGCGCGGCGCGCTCGTCCGGACGATCCTTTCGGAATTCTCGCGGATCATGGACCACTGCGTCTGCATCGGCGCGAACCTCGTCGACACGGGAGCGCTCACGAACTTCTGGTATCTGTTCCAGCCGCGCGAGGAGATCTACGGCCTGATCGAGGCCTGCTGCGGCGCGCGCCTGACGGTGTCGTACGGGCGCGTGGGAGGGCTCTCCCGCGAGGTCCCGGCCGATTTCGTCGCCCGCTGCCGCTCGCTCCTCCGCTCGATCCCGAAATTCCTCGACGACGTCGACAACCTCGTCAAGCGGAACCGCATCGTGTGGGACCGTTTCCGCGGCGTGGGCGTCGTGACCCGCGACCAGGCGATCGGCTGGGGATTCGCGGGCCCGTGCCTCCGCGCGTCGGGCGTGGGGTACGACGTCCGCAAGGCGCGGCCGTACGATTTCTACGACCGGTTCGACTGGGACGTGCCCGTGCATCGCGACGGCGACAATTTCGCGCGGTACCTCGTCCGGATGGAGGAGATGCGGCAGTCGCTGTCGATCATCCGCCAGGCGCTGGAGATCCTTCCGTCGTCCGGACCGGTGAGCTCGGGCGACTGGCACGTCGTCCTCCCGCCGAAGGATCGCGTCTACCACGACATGGAGTCGCTCATCTATCACTTCAAGTGGGTGATGGAAGGAATCCAGGTGCCGGAAGGAGAGCGCTACGAATGGTTCGAGGGGGCCAACGGCGAGCTCGGGTTCTACGTCGTCTCGACCGGCGGCGGATCGCCCTACCGGATCAAGCCCCGGCCCGCCTGTTTCCCCATGATGGCGGCGTTCGAGAAGATCATCGTCGGGAGCCGCGTCTCCGACGCGATTGCGACGCTGGGAACGTTGAACATCATCGCGGGAGAGCTGGACCGATGA
- a CDS encoding CoA-binding protein — protein sequence MSDPVCELPKKNASGEEIRRLLADAGTIAVVGLSENPARDSHRIAAYLQEHGYRVIPVNPAVREVLGEKAYPDLASVPVPIDIVDVFRRVDAIPAIVDDAIAAGAKAVWMQLGLAHNESAEKARRAGLAVVMNKCIMVEHRHLH from the coding sequence ATGAGCGACCCCGTCTGCGAGCTGCCGAAGAAGAACGCGTCGGGAGAGGAGATACGCCGCCTGCTGGCGGACGCCGGGACGATCGCCGTCGTCGGGCTGTCCGAGAATCCGGCGCGGGACAGCCATCGCATCGCGGCCTACCTCCAGGAGCACGGGTACCGGGTGATCCCGGTCAACCCGGCAGTCCGCGAAGTGCTCGGCGAAAAGGCCTATCCCGATCTCGCGAGCGTCCCCGTTCCGATCGACATCGTCGACGTCTTCCGCCGGGTGGATGCGATCCCCGCGATCGTCGACGACGCGATCGCGGCCGGCGCGAAGGCGGTCTGGATGCAGCTCGGCCTCGCCCACAACGAATCGGCCGAGAAGGCGCGACGGGCGGGACTGGCCGTCGTGATGAACAAGTGCATCATGGTGGAACATCGTCACCTTCATTAG